A genome region from Strongyloides ratti genome assembly S_ratti_ED321, scaffold srae_chrx_scaffold0000004 includes the following:
- a CDS encoding G protein-coupled receptor, rhodopsin-like family and GPCR, rhodopsin-like, 7TM domain-containing protein, which translates to MNNLVYLLGFSYFITVLFGFIGNLWVIFSVIRSWRPRNSIGFLNPSDRLRSYIGGLAVVDLIVILLLLLKLIYLLLPNITVSNGNCRTIFLIDNIIRLASLTCLFCISVERLITIKKPFSTNVRRHCIKFLPYVAGTIAIFFLIIIIMDSLTVIATNNYLNCGQKSLKRMGIHNVISTSIPITYIILTTFVSLNYLHIIRHVRRKFWKRKSRVCANTRSKNPLISEPKYMKGMTWSIVTVAVFHLFCLIPYCIIRLLPDIIWKYIDNDLSKGYIHSQIRPLIQVNSNNGLFEEILNFKFLVLFVNWLTYTNSAGNWIFYAALNRQLRSLIRATTERRKRSTLSQITSPLAVQHSLKRQVAQSLRFFSTLNSHKTLNDSINNQNITNGIKIEKNPRNSDAYQNLTDADSLSHNTMSFRNTCNTKKNSKISISSLFPRISQNSKLSRTTSDVVSSVLIRSTTENEKYMTVSIAETDSLNNFNEEFV; encoded by the exons atgaataacTTAGTCTACTTACTGGGATTctcatattttataactgTTTTATTTGGTTTTATTGGAAATTTATGGGTTATTTTTTCTGTTATAAGAAGTTGGAGACCAAGAAATTCTATAGGATTTTTAAATCCTAGTGACAGATTAAGATCATATATTGGTGGATTAGCTGTAGTTGatttaattgttatattattattacttttaaaattaatatatttattactacCAAATATTACAGTATCTAATGGAAATTGTcgaacaatatttttaattgataatatcATTCGTTTAGCATCATTAACAtgtttattttgtatatctGTTGAAAGATTgataactattaaaaaaccATTTAGTACAAAT gTTCGAAGacattgtataaaatttttaccataTGTTGCTGGAACAATagcaatattttttcttataataattataatggATTCACTTACTGTAATTGCtactaataattatttaaattgtgggcaaaaatcattaaaacgAATGGGTATACATAATGTAATATCAACTTCAATACCaataacatatattattttaacaacatttgtatcattaaattatctACATATAATTCGACATGTACGTAGAAAATTTTGGAAAAGAAAATCAAGAGTTTGCGCAAATACACGTTCCAAAAATCCATTAATAAGTGAACCAAAATATATGAAAGGTATGACATGGTCAATTGTTACTGTAGCagtttttcatttattttgtttaatacCATATTGTATTATTCGTCTTTTACCTGATATTATATGgaaatatattgataatgatCTTTCTAAAGGATATATACATTCACAAATAAGACCATTAATTCAAGTTAATTCAAATAATGGATTATttgaagaaatattaaattttaaatttcttgtattatttgtaaattgGTTAACTTACACAAACTCTGCCGGCAATTGGATATTTTATGCAGCTTTAAATAGACAATTACGTTCATTAATTAG agcTACTACAGAACGTCGTAAACGTAGTACATTATCACAAATAACTTCACCATTAGCTGTTCAACATAGTCTTAAACGTCAAGTTGCACAATCATTACGTTTTTTTAGTACACTTAATAGTCACAAAACATTAAATGATAgtataaataatcaaaatattacaaatggtataaaaattgaaaaaaatccAAGAAACTCTGATGCttatcaaaatttaacaGATGCTGATTCATTATCACATAATACAATGTCATTTAGAAATACTTgcaatacaaaaaaaaatagtaaaatatcTATAAGTAGTCTTTTCCCAAGAATTTCACAAAATTCTAAATTAAGTAGAACAACATCAGATGTAGTAAGTAGTGTATTAATAAGAAGTACAacagaaaatgaaaaatatatgacTGTATCAATAGCTGAAACTGACTcattgaataattttaatgaagaatttgtgtaa